The DNA region AAAATTATAAAGGTGGATAATTAAATGAATAAAGACTCGATTGATTCAAAATCTAAAATATTAAAAGCTGCAAAAAAACTTTTTTCACAAAATGGTTTTGATGGAACATCAACTAGAGAGATTGTAAAAGAAGCAGGAGTGAATATTTCACTTATATCTTACTATTTTGGAAGCAAGGAAAATGTATTCTTTTCGTTATTCGATAACTTTAATGTTGAAACAAATACTATTGATGATAAAGGTAATAATATTAATACAATCAGTAAATTTTCATCAATTATAACCCAAATTATTAAATTACGTTTTGAAGATCCTGAATTAGTAACTATACTTCAACAAGAAATTATTA from Clostridium pasteurianum BC1 includes:
- a CDS encoding TetR family transcriptional regulator codes for the protein MNKDSIDSKSKILKAAKKLFSQNGFDGTSTREIVKEAGVNISLISYYFGSKENVFFSLFDNFNVETNTIDDKGNNINTISKFSSIITQIIKLRFEDPELVTILQQEIIMNSKRTEKFRQVLLPTWIRVKTLLSNGRKEGLFQFKDIDNAISFVMAVAIFPRQNPLFIEFVKKKENKNEIIEEILLFILKGLGFK